In Nymphaea colorata isolate Beijing-Zhang1983 chromosome 3, ASM883128v2, whole genome shotgun sequence, a genomic segment contains:
- the LOC116250695 gene encoding protein NSP-INTERACTING KINASE 1-like isoform X2, with protein MARLSVDSVTAMGLERKALVLVVTLFSSWFWRSATGLLSPKGVNFEVQALMGIKTALRDPHNVLDNWDGDSVDPCSWTMITCSAENLVVGLGAPSQNLSGTLSPSIGNLTNLQVILLQNNNISGPMPPELGKLLNLHTLDLSNNLFTGPVPESLGQLTNLKYLRLNNNSLSGSFPSSLADIEKLAFLDMSFNNLSGPVPKFPARTFNIVGNPLICGNGLEQGCSGNATPYPLSFTFNTSQSGSSNGQVKNHRLALALGSSLGCTCLLVLGFGILFWWKRKCNQQIDIPYQHDEEVRLGNLKRFQFRELQVATGNFSSKNILGKGGFGIVYKGHLQDGSIVAVKRLKDGNAAGGEIQFQTEVEMISLAVHRNLLRLCGFCMTATERLLVYPYMSNGSVASRLKGKPPLDWSTRKRIALGAARGLLYLHEQCDPKIIHRDVKAANILLDDYCEAVVGDFGLAKLLDHRDTHITTAVRGTVGHIAPEYLSTGQSSEKTDVFGFGILLLELISGQKALEFGKTGNQKGALLDWMQELFNRNMLSDKNGL; from the exons ATGGCGCGTCTCTCCGTTGACAGTGTAACTGCGATGGGGTTGGAGAGGAAAGCACTTGTTCTCGTGGTAACGCTTTTCTCCTCCTGGTTTTGGAGAAGTGCAACTGGGCTGCTCTCGCCGAAAGGTGTCAATTttgaag TGCAAGCTTTAATGGGAATAAAAACTGCTTTGAGGGATCCTCATAATGTGCTTGATAACTGGGATGGAGATTCTGTTGATCCTTGTAGTTGGACGATGATCACCTGCTCTGCTGAAAATCTGGTCGTTGGACT AGGAGCTCCAAGTCAGAACTTGTCTGGAACTCTTTCTCCAAGCATTGGAAACCTCACAAACCTGCAGGTTAT CCTGCTACAGAATAACAACATATCAGGACCAATGCCCCCTGAGCTTGGAAAGCTCTTGAATCTTCATACACTTGATCTTTCCAATAATCTTTTCACTGGACCAGTGCCAGAGTCTTTAGGCCAGCTGACGAACCTTAAATATCT GAGGCTTAACAATAATAGTCTTTCCGGGTCATTTCCATCATCCTTGGCTGATATCGAGAAGCTTGCATTTCT GGACATGTCCTTCAATAATTTGAGTGGTCCTGTCCCAAAGTTTCCTGCAAGGACGTTCAA CATCGTAGGGAATCCTCTGATCTGTGGGAATGGGCTTGAGCAAGGTTGTTCTGGAAATGCAACTCCATACCCTCTTTCCTTCACTTTCAACACATCACAGA GTGGCTCATCAAATGGTCAGGTGAAGAATCACAGGTTGGCCCTTGCACTGGGGTCAAGTCTTGGTTGTACATGTTTGCTTGTTCTTGGATTTGGAATCCTGTTCTGGTGGAAGCGCAAATGCAACCAGCAGATAGACATTCCTT ATCAACATGATGAAGAAGTTCGCCTTGGCAACTTGAAGAGGTTCCAGTTCAGGGAGCTTCAGGTTGCTACCGGAAACTTCAGTAGCAAGAACATTCTTGGAAAAGGTGGTTTTGGAATAGTTTACAAGGGTCATCTGCAAGATGGATCAATTGTAGCTGTGAAAAGGCTTAAAGATGGAAATGCTGCTGGTGGAGAAATTCAGTTCCAGACTGAAGTTGAGATGATAAGTTTAGCTGTTCACAGGAACCTTCTTAGGCTTTGTGGGTTTTGCATGACAGCAACTGAGAGGCTGTTGGTATACCCATATATGTCAAATGGCAGTGTAGCTTCCCGTCTAAAAG GAAAACCGCCACTAGATTGGAGTACCAGAAAAAGAATAGCTCTTGGTGCTGCTCGAGGATTGCTGTACCTCCATGAACAATGTGATCCAAAAATAATTCACAGAGATGTGAAGGCTGCCAATATATTACTTGATGATTATTGTGAAGCCGTTGTTGGAGATTTTGGTTTGGCAAAGCTCTTGGATCACAGGGATACACACATAACAACTGCAGTCAGAGGAACAGTAGGTCACATAGCTCCTGAGTACCTCTCAACCGGCCAGTCGTCCGAGAAGACGGATGTTTTTGGTTTTGGTATCCTTCTTCTTGAACTAATCAGTGGGCAGAAAGCTTTAGAGTTTGGCAAGACAGGCAACCAGAAGGGCGCTTTACTGGACTGG ATGCAAGAACTGTTCAACAGAAACATGCTGAGTGATAAGAATGGCCTTTAG
- the LOC116250611 gene encoding inorganic pyrophosphatase TTM2-like isoform X2 — translation MMGEENTINNSNVRRPGLLRDQVQLVKRKDSERYEIVPIPDQLSFEKGFFIVIRACQLLAQKNDGMILVGVAGPSGAGKTVFTEKVLHFMPSLAIISMDNYNDATRLVDGNFDDPRLTDYDTLLDNIRDLKQGKSVQVPVYDYKLSCRTGYRTVEVPTSRVVFIEGIYALSEKLRPFLDLRVSITGGVHFDLVKRVLRDIQRAGQEPEEIIHQISETVYPMYKAFIEPDLQTAHIKIVNKFNPFSGFQNPTYILKSQKALTVEEIKAVIPHEHKETMEETYDMYLLPPGEDPEACQSYLRMRNRDGKYNLMFEEWVTDSPFIISPRITFEVSVRLLGGLMALGYTIATILKRSSHVFSYDHISVKIDWLEQLNRRYVQVQGRDRLAVKEVAEKLGLDGSYIPRTYIEQIQLEKLVNEVLALPDDLKTKLSIDDDVASSPREALSRASADRVAMRKNLKSLPHSFSTHRDKNLANLTRLTVGTKRVEIRGLDSPAPLPNQGMITQLSEQISTLNERMDEFTSRIEELNAKLTTNKSSTSQQNLNLQVEACNGSLPTSHYLSGYGNGALHTSSSVPQFSKESPLMEEITMVARGQRQIMHQLDNLSSFLHENVGQRNRQSRVEVSHGRTDVGLIGVSLITMLAVGGISALLLRGYRSQ, via the exons ATGATGGGAGAAGAAAATACCATTAACAACTCGAATGTACGAAGGCCTGGTCTATTGAGAGATCAGGTGCAGTTGGTGAAGAGGAAAGATAGTGAACGTTATGAAATAGTTCCAATACCAGATCAACTGTCATTTGAAAAAGGTTTCTTCATAGTGATCCGTGCATGTCAGTTGTTGGCACAGAAAAATGATGGTATGATACTAGTAGGAGTTGCCGGGCCTTCGGGAGCTGGGAAAACCGTGTTCACTGAAAAAGTGCTTCATTTTATGCCTAGCCTTGCTATTATATCGATGGACAACTACAATGACGCTACTCGTCTTGTTGATGGGAACTTTGATG ATCCACGCTTGACAGATTATGATACGTTGCTTGATAACATCCGTGACCTAAAACAAGGAAAATCTGTTCAGGTTCCAGTTTATGATTACAAGCTGAGCTGCCGAACAGGATACAG GACTGTTGAAGTTCCTACATCTCGAGTTGTGTTTATTGAAGGCATCTATGCACTAAGTGAAAAATTGCGCCCTTTTCTTGACCTTCGGGTATCGATTACGGGTGGTGTCCACTTTGACCTTGTTAAGAGGGTTCTGCGAGATATACAACGAGCTGGTCAAGAGCCAGAAGAAATAATTCATCAGATATCTGAAACG GTATATCCCATGTACAAAGCTTTTATTGAACCAGATCTCCAAACTGCCCACATAAAAATTGTCAATAAGTTTAATCCGTTCTCAGGGTTCCAGAACCCCACTTATATACTTAAG TCACAAAAAGCTTTGACTGTGGAGGAAATCAAGGCTGTCATTCCCCATGAACACAAAGAGACCATGGAGGAGACATATGATATGTATCTTCTTCCTCCAGGTGAAGATCCAGAAGCTTGTCAGTCATACCTGAGGATGCGGAATAGGGATGGAAAATATAACCTTATGTTTGAG GAATGGGTGACTGATAGTCCCTTCATCATATCTCCTAGAATCACGTTTGAAGTAAGTGTGCGACTTCTTGGTGGATTGATGGCCCTGGGGTACACCATTGCTACCATCCTAAAAAGAAGCAGCCATGTCTTTTCTTATGATCACATTTCTGTAAAGATTGATTGGCTTGAGCAATTAAATCGCAGATATGTTCAG GTACAGGGCAGAGACCGTTTGGCTGTAAAAGAGGTTGCAGAGAAGCTGGGTTTAGATGGTTCATACATTCCGCGTACTTACATAGAGCAGATTCAGCTGGAAAAGCTTGTAAATGAAGTTTTG GCTTTGCCAGATGATCTGAAAACGAAGCTCAGCATTGATGATGATGTAGCTTCAAGTCCAAGGGAAGCACTGTCAAGAGCTTCTGCTGATAGGGTGGCCATGAGAAAAAATCTTAAGAG CCTGCCTCACTCCTTTTCAACACACAGAGACAAGAACCTTGCTAACTTGACAAGGCTTACGGTTGGCACTAAGCGTGTTGAGATCAGGGGCCTTGACTCACCTGCTCCTTTGCCCAACCAG GGAATGATAACTCAGCTTTCTGAGCAGATATCCACACTCAATGAGAGAATGGATGAATTCACATCGAGAATAGAAGAGCTAAATGCCAAGCTAACCACCAATAAATCTTCAACCAGCCAACAGAACCTGAACCTACAGGTAGAAGCCTGCAATGGTTCTCTTCCAACTTCGCATTACTTATCTGGCTATGGAAATGGAGCCCTACATACTTCCTCCTCTGTTCCTCAATTTTCGAAGGAATCACCTCTGATGGAAGAG ATAACAATGGTTGCACGTGGCCAACGCCAAATTATGCATCAACTAGACAATCTCAGCAGCTTCCTCCATGAAAATGTAGGTCAGAGAAATCGTCAAAGCAGAGTTGAGGTTAGCCATGGGAGAACTGATGTTGGTCTCATTGGGGTTTCACTAATTACCATGCTGGCAGTTGGTGGCATTAGTGCATTACTTTTGAGAGGCTACCGTAGTCAGTGA
- the LOC116250611 gene encoding inorganic pyrophosphatase TTM2-like isoform X1: MMGEENTINNSNVRRPGLLRDQVQLVKRKDSERYEIVPIPDQLSFEKGFFIVIRACQLLAQKNDGMILVGVAGPSGAGKTVFTEKVLHFMPSLAIISMDNYNDATRLVDGNFDDPRLTDYDTLLDNIRDLKQGKSVQVPVYDYKLSCRTGYRTVEVPTSRVVFIEGIYALSEKLRPFLDLRVSITGGVHFDLVKRVLRDIQRAGQEPEEIIHQISETVYPMYKAFIEPDLQTAHIKIVNKFNPFSGFQNPTYILKSQKALTVEEIKAVIPHEHKETMEETYDMYLLPPGEDPEACQSYLRMRNRDGKYNLMFEEWVTDSPFIISPRITFEVSVRLLGGLMALGYTIATILKRSSHVFSYDHISVKIDWLEQLNRRYVQVQGRDRLAVKEVAEKLGLDGSYIPRTYIEQIQLEKLVNEVLALPDDLKTKLSIDDDVASSPREALSRASADRVAMRKNLKSSLPHSFSTHRDKNLANLTRLTVGTKRVEIRGLDSPAPLPNQGMITQLSEQISTLNERMDEFTSRIEELNAKLTTNKSSTSQQNLNLQVEACNGSLPTSHYLSGYGNGALHTSSSVPQFSKESPLMEEITMVARGQRQIMHQLDNLSSFLHENVGQRNRQSRVEVSHGRTDVGLIGVSLITMLAVGGISALLLRGYRSQ, encoded by the exons ATGATGGGAGAAGAAAATACCATTAACAACTCGAATGTACGAAGGCCTGGTCTATTGAGAGATCAGGTGCAGTTGGTGAAGAGGAAAGATAGTGAACGTTATGAAATAGTTCCAATACCAGATCAACTGTCATTTGAAAAAGGTTTCTTCATAGTGATCCGTGCATGTCAGTTGTTGGCACAGAAAAATGATGGTATGATACTAGTAGGAGTTGCCGGGCCTTCGGGAGCTGGGAAAACCGTGTTCACTGAAAAAGTGCTTCATTTTATGCCTAGCCTTGCTATTATATCGATGGACAACTACAATGACGCTACTCGTCTTGTTGATGGGAACTTTGATG ATCCACGCTTGACAGATTATGATACGTTGCTTGATAACATCCGTGACCTAAAACAAGGAAAATCTGTTCAGGTTCCAGTTTATGATTACAAGCTGAGCTGCCGAACAGGATACAG GACTGTTGAAGTTCCTACATCTCGAGTTGTGTTTATTGAAGGCATCTATGCACTAAGTGAAAAATTGCGCCCTTTTCTTGACCTTCGGGTATCGATTACGGGTGGTGTCCACTTTGACCTTGTTAAGAGGGTTCTGCGAGATATACAACGAGCTGGTCAAGAGCCAGAAGAAATAATTCATCAGATATCTGAAACG GTATATCCCATGTACAAAGCTTTTATTGAACCAGATCTCCAAACTGCCCACATAAAAATTGTCAATAAGTTTAATCCGTTCTCAGGGTTCCAGAACCCCACTTATATACTTAAG TCACAAAAAGCTTTGACTGTGGAGGAAATCAAGGCTGTCATTCCCCATGAACACAAAGAGACCATGGAGGAGACATATGATATGTATCTTCTTCCTCCAGGTGAAGATCCAGAAGCTTGTCAGTCATACCTGAGGATGCGGAATAGGGATGGAAAATATAACCTTATGTTTGAG GAATGGGTGACTGATAGTCCCTTCATCATATCTCCTAGAATCACGTTTGAAGTAAGTGTGCGACTTCTTGGTGGATTGATGGCCCTGGGGTACACCATTGCTACCATCCTAAAAAGAAGCAGCCATGTCTTTTCTTATGATCACATTTCTGTAAAGATTGATTGGCTTGAGCAATTAAATCGCAGATATGTTCAG GTACAGGGCAGAGACCGTTTGGCTGTAAAAGAGGTTGCAGAGAAGCTGGGTTTAGATGGTTCATACATTCCGCGTACTTACATAGAGCAGATTCAGCTGGAAAAGCTTGTAAATGAAGTTTTG GCTTTGCCAGATGATCTGAAAACGAAGCTCAGCATTGATGATGATGTAGCTTCAAGTCCAAGGGAAGCACTGTCAAGAGCTTCTGCTGATAGGGTGGCCATGAGAAAAAATCTTAAGAG CAGCCTGCCTCACTCCTTTTCAACACACAGAGACAAGAACCTTGCTAACTTGACAAGGCTTACGGTTGGCACTAAGCGTGTTGAGATCAGGGGCCTTGACTCACCTGCTCCTTTGCCCAACCAG GGAATGATAACTCAGCTTTCTGAGCAGATATCCACACTCAATGAGAGAATGGATGAATTCACATCGAGAATAGAAGAGCTAAATGCCAAGCTAACCACCAATAAATCTTCAACCAGCCAACAGAACCTGAACCTACAGGTAGAAGCCTGCAATGGTTCTCTTCCAACTTCGCATTACTTATCTGGCTATGGAAATGGAGCCCTACATACTTCCTCCTCTGTTCCTCAATTTTCGAAGGAATCACCTCTGATGGAAGAG ATAACAATGGTTGCACGTGGCCAACGCCAAATTATGCATCAACTAGACAATCTCAGCAGCTTCCTCCATGAAAATGTAGGTCAGAGAAATCGTCAAAGCAGAGTTGAGGTTAGCCATGGGAGAACTGATGTTGGTCTCATTGGGGTTTCACTAATTACCATGCTGGCAGTTGGTGGCATTAGTGCATTACTTTTGAGAGGCTACCGTAGTCAGTGA
- the LOC116250695 gene encoding protein NSP-INTERACTING KINASE 1-like isoform X1 — protein MARLSVDSVTAMGLERKALVLVVTLFSSWFWRSATGLLSPKGVNFEVQALMGIKTALRDPHNVLDNWDGDSVDPCSWTMITCSAENLVVGLGAPSQNLSGTLSPSIGNLTNLQVILLQNNNISGPMPPELGKLLNLHTLDLSNNLFTGPVPESLGQLTNLKYLRLNNNSLSGSFPSSLADIEKLAFLDMSFNNLSGPVPKFPARTFNIVGNPLICGNGLEQGCSGNATPYPLSFTFNTSQSGSSNGQVKNHRLALALGSSLGCTCLLVLGFGILFWWKRKCNQQIDIPYQHDEEVRLGNLKRFQFRELQVATGNFSSKNILGKGGFGIVYKGHLQDGSIVAVKRLKDGNAAGGEIQFQTEVEMISLAVHRNLLRLCGFCMTATERLLVYPYMSNGSVASRLKGKPPLDWSTRKRIALGAARGLLYLHEQCDPKIIHRDVKAANILLDDYCEAVVGDFGLAKLLDHRDTHITTAVRGTVGHIAPEYLSTGQSSEKTDVFGFGILLLELISGQKALEFGKTGNQKGALLDWVKKSHQEKKLELLVDKDLEKNYDRIELEEMVQVALLCTQYLPGHRPKMSEVVRMLEGDGLAEKWEASQKEEMPKGKSFELSSERYSDLTDDSSLLVQAIELSGPR, from the exons ATGGCGCGTCTCTCCGTTGACAGTGTAACTGCGATGGGGTTGGAGAGGAAAGCACTTGTTCTCGTGGTAACGCTTTTCTCCTCCTGGTTTTGGAGAAGTGCAACTGGGCTGCTCTCGCCGAAAGGTGTCAATTttgaag TGCAAGCTTTAATGGGAATAAAAACTGCTTTGAGGGATCCTCATAATGTGCTTGATAACTGGGATGGAGATTCTGTTGATCCTTGTAGTTGGACGATGATCACCTGCTCTGCTGAAAATCTGGTCGTTGGACT AGGAGCTCCAAGTCAGAACTTGTCTGGAACTCTTTCTCCAAGCATTGGAAACCTCACAAACCTGCAGGTTAT CCTGCTACAGAATAACAACATATCAGGACCAATGCCCCCTGAGCTTGGAAAGCTCTTGAATCTTCATACACTTGATCTTTCCAATAATCTTTTCACTGGACCAGTGCCAGAGTCTTTAGGCCAGCTGACGAACCTTAAATATCT GAGGCTTAACAATAATAGTCTTTCCGGGTCATTTCCATCATCCTTGGCTGATATCGAGAAGCTTGCATTTCT GGACATGTCCTTCAATAATTTGAGTGGTCCTGTCCCAAAGTTTCCTGCAAGGACGTTCAA CATCGTAGGGAATCCTCTGATCTGTGGGAATGGGCTTGAGCAAGGTTGTTCTGGAAATGCAACTCCATACCCTCTTTCCTTCACTTTCAACACATCACAGA GTGGCTCATCAAATGGTCAGGTGAAGAATCACAGGTTGGCCCTTGCACTGGGGTCAAGTCTTGGTTGTACATGTTTGCTTGTTCTTGGATTTGGAATCCTGTTCTGGTGGAAGCGCAAATGCAACCAGCAGATAGACATTCCTT ATCAACATGATGAAGAAGTTCGCCTTGGCAACTTGAAGAGGTTCCAGTTCAGGGAGCTTCAGGTTGCTACCGGAAACTTCAGTAGCAAGAACATTCTTGGAAAAGGTGGTTTTGGAATAGTTTACAAGGGTCATCTGCAAGATGGATCAATTGTAGCTGTGAAAAGGCTTAAAGATGGAAATGCTGCTGGTGGAGAAATTCAGTTCCAGACTGAAGTTGAGATGATAAGTTTAGCTGTTCACAGGAACCTTCTTAGGCTTTGTGGGTTTTGCATGACAGCAACTGAGAGGCTGTTGGTATACCCATATATGTCAAATGGCAGTGTAGCTTCCCGTCTAAAAG GAAAACCGCCACTAGATTGGAGTACCAGAAAAAGAATAGCTCTTGGTGCTGCTCGAGGATTGCTGTACCTCCATGAACAATGTGATCCAAAAATAATTCACAGAGATGTGAAGGCTGCCAATATATTACTTGATGATTATTGTGAAGCCGTTGTTGGAGATTTTGGTTTGGCAAAGCTCTTGGATCACAGGGATACACACATAACAACTGCAGTCAGAGGAACAGTAGGTCACATAGCTCCTGAGTACCTCTCAACCGGCCAGTCGTCCGAGAAGACGGATGTTTTTGGTTTTGGTATCCTTCTTCTTGAACTAATCAGTGGGCAGAAAGCTTTAGAGTTTGGCAAGACAGGCAACCAGAAGGGCGCTTTACTGGACTGG GTGAAGAAATCACACcaggaaaaaaaacttgaacttCTTGTTGACAAAGATCTAGAGAAGAACTATGATCGTATAGAGCTGGAGGAAATGGTTCAGGTGGCTCTCTTGTGCACTCAGTACCTTCCAGGACACAGGCCCAAGATGTCAGAAGTGGTAAGAATGCTAGAAGGAGATGGTCTAGCGGAAAAATGGGAAGCTTCGCAGAAAGAGGAGATGCCAAAAGGAAAGTCTTTCGAGCTCTCCTCAGAGCGATACTCGGACCTCACCGATGATTCATCTTTGCTAGTGCAAGCGATTGAGCTTTCTGGCCCCAGATGA
- the LOC116250611 gene encoding inorganic pyrophosphatase TTM2-like isoform X3, translating to MMGEENTINNSNVRRPGLLRDQVQLVKRKDSERYEIVPIPDQLSFEKGFFIVIRACQLLAQKNDGMILVGVAGPSGAGKTVFTEKVLHFMPSLAIISMDNYNDATRLVDGNFDDPRLTDYDTLLDNIRDLKQGKSVQVPVYDYKLSCRTGYRTVEVPTSRVVFIEGIYALSEKLRPFLDLRVSITGGVHFDLVKRVLRDIQRAGQEPEEIIHQISETVYPMYKAFIEPDLQTAHIKIVNKFNPFSGFQNPTYILKSQKALTVEEIKAVIPHEHKETMEETYDMYLLPPGEDPEACQSYLRMRNRDGKYNLMFEEWVTDSPFIISPRITFEVSVRLLGGLMALGYTIATILKRSSHVFSYDHISVKIDWLEQLNRRYVQVQGRDRLAVKEVAEKLGLDGSYIPRTYIEQIQLEKLVNEVLALPDDLKTKLSIDDDVASSPREALSRASADRVAMRKNLKSLPHSFSTHRDKLKSWNSFLVLDF from the exons ATGATGGGAGAAGAAAATACCATTAACAACTCGAATGTACGAAGGCCTGGTCTATTGAGAGATCAGGTGCAGTTGGTGAAGAGGAAAGATAGTGAACGTTATGAAATAGTTCCAATACCAGATCAACTGTCATTTGAAAAAGGTTTCTTCATAGTGATCCGTGCATGTCAGTTGTTGGCACAGAAAAATGATGGTATGATACTAGTAGGAGTTGCCGGGCCTTCGGGAGCTGGGAAAACCGTGTTCACTGAAAAAGTGCTTCATTTTATGCCTAGCCTTGCTATTATATCGATGGACAACTACAATGACGCTACTCGTCTTGTTGATGGGAACTTTGATG ATCCACGCTTGACAGATTATGATACGTTGCTTGATAACATCCGTGACCTAAAACAAGGAAAATCTGTTCAGGTTCCAGTTTATGATTACAAGCTGAGCTGCCGAACAGGATACAG GACTGTTGAAGTTCCTACATCTCGAGTTGTGTTTATTGAAGGCATCTATGCACTAAGTGAAAAATTGCGCCCTTTTCTTGACCTTCGGGTATCGATTACGGGTGGTGTCCACTTTGACCTTGTTAAGAGGGTTCTGCGAGATATACAACGAGCTGGTCAAGAGCCAGAAGAAATAATTCATCAGATATCTGAAACG GTATATCCCATGTACAAAGCTTTTATTGAACCAGATCTCCAAACTGCCCACATAAAAATTGTCAATAAGTTTAATCCGTTCTCAGGGTTCCAGAACCCCACTTATATACTTAAG TCACAAAAAGCTTTGACTGTGGAGGAAATCAAGGCTGTCATTCCCCATGAACACAAAGAGACCATGGAGGAGACATATGATATGTATCTTCTTCCTCCAGGTGAAGATCCAGAAGCTTGTCAGTCATACCTGAGGATGCGGAATAGGGATGGAAAATATAACCTTATGTTTGAG GAATGGGTGACTGATAGTCCCTTCATCATATCTCCTAGAATCACGTTTGAAGTAAGTGTGCGACTTCTTGGTGGATTGATGGCCCTGGGGTACACCATTGCTACCATCCTAAAAAGAAGCAGCCATGTCTTTTCTTATGATCACATTTCTGTAAAGATTGATTGGCTTGAGCAATTAAATCGCAGATATGTTCAG GTACAGGGCAGAGACCGTTTGGCTGTAAAAGAGGTTGCAGAGAAGCTGGGTTTAGATGGTTCATACATTCCGCGTACTTACATAGAGCAGATTCAGCTGGAAAAGCTTGTAAATGAAGTTTTG GCTTTGCCAGATGATCTGAAAACGAAGCTCAGCATTGATGATGATGTAGCTTCAAGTCCAAGGGAAGCACTGTCAAGAGCTTCTGCTGATAGGGTGGCCATGAGAAAAAATCTTAAGAG CCTGCCTCACTCCTTTTCAACACACAGAGACAAGCTTAAAAGTTGGaactcttttcttgttcttgattTCTAG